Proteins from one Monodelphis domestica isolate mMonDom1 chromosome 6, mMonDom1.pri, whole genome shotgun sequence genomic window:
- the LOC130455205 gene encoding putative olfactory receptor 5AK3, with translation MTQANSTMITEFILLGFTIRQDLQYVLFLVFFFVYITSLVGNVGMILLIKFDSHLHTPMYFFLQHLAFVDLCYTSAITPKMLQNFLVSHKSISFSGCLVQWLVYATFATADCYLLAAMALDRYVAICNPLHYPMVMCQRACIQLVVGSYVMGTLNASIHAVFTFSLFFCNSNIINHFFCDVPPLLALSCSRININVLLLIGCVGFNLIITLLVVFFSYVYILSAILRMRSATGKRKAFSTCASHLTAVTIFYGTLAYMYLQPSSSESEENDKIASLFYGIIIPMLNPMIYSLRNKEVKEALKMMGKGT, from the coding sequence ATGACTCAAGCAAACAGCACCATGATAACTGAATTCATCCTGCTGGGATTTACTATCAGACAAGACCTGCAGTATGTCCTattccttgtttttttctttgtctacATCACATCTCTAGTGGGCAATGTGGGTATGATTCTGCTCATCAAGTTTGACTCCCACCTTCACACCCCCATGTACTTTTTCCTCCAACACTTGGCTTTTGTTGACCTCTGTTACACCTCTGCCATCACTCCAAAGATGTTACAAAACTTCCTGGTGTCCCACAAGTCTATCTCATTCTCAGGTTGTCTTGTCCAATGGCTTGTTTATGCTACATTTGCTACTGCAGATTGTTACCTTCTCGCTGCCATGGCCCTAGACCGCTATGTGGCCATTTGTAACCCCCTGCACTACCCAATGGTCATGTGTCAGAGGGCCTGCATCCAGCTGGTTGTTGGGTCTTATGTTATGGGAACTCTGAATGCTTCCATCCATGcagtttttactttttctctctttttctgtaatTCCAACATCATCAATCACTTTTTCTGTGATGTGCCCCCACTCCTGGCCCTTTCATGTTCCAGAATTAATATCAATGTCTTGTTATTAATTGGCTGTGTGGGCTTCAACCTAATAATCACATTGCTGGTTGTGTTCTTCTCTTATGTTTACATACTGTCCGCCATATTGAGGATGCGTTCTGCTACTGGGAAACGCAAGGCCTTCTCCACTTGTGCCTCCCATCTGACAGCTGTCACGATTTTCTATGGGACTCTTGCTTACATGTATTTACAGCCTTCTTCCAGTGAGTCTGAGGAGAATGATAAAATAGCCTCTCTGTTTTATGGCATCATCATCCCCATGCTAAACCCTATGATCTATAGCCTGAGGAACAAGGAGGTCAAAGAGGCCCTGAAAATGATGGGCAAAGGCACTTAA